In Halorhabdus rudnickae, the following proteins share a genomic window:
- the cyaB gene encoding class IV adenylate cyclase: protein MFEVEIKVRADHATVREALVDAGANPLGTIRQVDTYYEAPHRDFAATDEALRIRREHRHGETTVKLTYKGPKIDTESKTREEAETTVGDGETADAILRGLGFEPAATVEKERHRYRLDEYTVTLDDVTDLGEFVEIETDVKSEDAVEDAREKLQSRLSNVGLDPAESIRTSYLGLLLDASE from the coding sequence ATGTTCGAGGTAGAGATCAAGGTCCGGGCCGACCACGCGACCGTCCGAGAGGCACTCGTCGATGCGGGAGCGAACCCCCTCGGGACGATCCGACAGGTGGACACCTACTACGAGGCCCCGCACCGGGATTTCGCCGCGACCGACGAGGCGCTACGGATTCGCCGGGAGCATCGCCACGGCGAGACGACGGTGAAACTTACTTACAAGGGCCCAAAGATCGACACCGAATCCAAGACCCGCGAGGAAGCGGAGACGACGGTCGGCGACGGCGAGACGGCCGACGCGATCCTCCGGGGACTCGGATTCGAACCCGCCGCGACAGTCGAAAAGGAACGCCATCGGTACAGACTGGATGAATACACCGTCACGCTCGACGACGTGACCGATCTCGGAGAGTTCGTCGAGATCGAGACGGACGTCAAAAGCGAGGACGCCGTCGAAGACGCCCGGGAAAAACTACAGTCGCGGCTTTCGAACGTCGGACTCGATCCCGCTGAAAGCATCCGGACCTCCTATCTCGGCCTCCTGCTTGATGCTTCTGAGTAA
- a CDS encoding methionine adenosyltransferase produces the protein MTDRNIRVSRASGRAVEDQRVEIVERKGLGHPDSICDGVAERVSQALAQAYLDRVGRVLHYNTDETQLVAGTSAPAFGGGEVIEPIYLLLVGRATKEFQGQRIPTDTIALRAAREYLDETFPHLDVGSDVIVDVRLGEGSGDLQEVFGEDGAAVPMANDTSYGVGHAPLTETEQIVLNTERRLNGEYTDSHPEIGQDIKVMGKREGEQIDVTVAAATVDAHVNDIHEYRDAVEGVREYVADLAAEYTDREVSVHVNTADDYEEGAIYLTTTGTSAEQGDDGSVGRGNRANGLITPNRPMSMEATSGKNPVNHIGKIYNLLSTEIAHSVVEEVEGIKQLQVRLLSQIGSPIDDPHVADATIITEDGVDVADVEDDVTAIIDEELADITGITERVIDGELSTF, from the coding sequence ATGACCGATCGGAACATTCGCGTCTCGCGGGCGAGCGGACGGGCAGTCGAGGACCAGCGGGTCGAAATCGTCGAACGCAAGGGATTGGGCCATCCGGACTCGATCTGTGATGGGGTAGCTGAACGCGTTTCACAAGCGCTCGCCCAGGCGTATCTGGATCGGGTCGGTCGGGTCTTACACTACAACACCGACGAGACGCAACTCGTCGCGGGGACGTCCGCGCCGGCTTTCGGCGGCGGCGAGGTGATCGAACCGATCTACCTGCTGCTCGTCGGCCGCGCGACCAAAGAGTTCCAGGGCCAGCGCATCCCGACGGACACCATCGCCCTCCGGGCCGCCCGCGAGTACCTCGACGAAACGTTCCCGCACCTCGATGTCGGCTCGGACGTGATCGTCGACGTTCGACTGGGCGAGGGTAGCGGCGACCTGCAGGAAGTCTTCGGCGAGGATGGCGCGGCCGTACCGATGGCCAACGACACTTCCTACGGGGTCGGCCACGCGCCGCTGACCGAGACCGAGCAGATCGTCTTGAACACCGAACGGCGACTCAACGGCGAATACACGGACTCGCATCCGGAGATCGGTCAGGACATCAAGGTCATGGGCAAGCGCGAGGGCGAGCAGATCGACGTGACCGTCGCCGCGGCGACCGTCGACGCCCACGTCAACGACATCCACGAGTACCGGGATGCCGTCGAAGGCGTCCGGGAGTACGTGGCCGACCTCGCCGCCGAGTACACTGATCGCGAGGTCAGCGTCCACGTGAACACGGCAGACGACTACGAGGAGGGAGCGATTTACCTCACGACGACCGGCACCAGCGCCGAACAGGGGGACGACGGGTCGGTCGGTCGGGGCAATCGGGCAAACGGCCTCATCACGCCGAACCGTCCGATGAGCATGGAGGCCACCAGCGGGAAGAACCCGGTCAACCACATCGGGAAGATCTATAATCTACTCAGCACGGAGATCGCTCACTCGGTCGTCGAGGAGGTCGAGGGCATCAAGCAACTCCAGGTTCGGCTGCTCAGCCAGATCGGCTCGCCGATCGACGATCCCCACGTCGCCGACGCGACGATCATCACCGAGGACGGAGTGGACGTAGCCGATGTCGAAGACGATGTGACGGCCATCATCGATGAGGAACTCGCAGACATCACCGGGATCACCGAGCGCGTCATCGACGGCGAACTCTCGACGTTCTGA
- a CDS encoding tRNA sulfurtransferase, translating to MHPPGADVVVVRHGEVGVKSDQVRMKMEFQLQENLNALLADRDLTGDTGCERNRLYVRTTEDNVEAATDAATDAPGVVSASPARSVEPSMEAITETLEATTRECYDGGPFAVRARRAGGDEIHEFTSRDIEERGGSAIWNAIEAMGETPTVDLDDPAFTVYVEARPDEAFVFLEKRSGPGGLPLGTQEPLVALISGGIDSPVAAWQAMTRGAPILPVYVDLGPYGGPDHRARAEAAVRQLARHAPNFDLDLRVIDGSEAVERLVTETADTRMLSLRRFMYRAAETVAREEGAVGIVTGEAIGQKSSQTTANLAATDAVTDLPIHRPLVTMDKTAVTEQARTLETYDDATVPAGCNRIAPDNPETRGDPAAVRAAEPDELLELAERVAAEPERVEPPRVDH from the coding sequence ATGCATCCCCCGGGAGCCGACGTGGTCGTTGTCCGACACGGCGAAGTCGGCGTCAAGAGCGACCAGGTGCGGATGAAAATGGAGTTCCAGCTACAGGAGAACCTCAACGCGCTCCTCGCCGATCGCGATCTCACGGGGGACACCGGTTGTGAGCGCAATCGGCTGTACGTGCGGACGACAGAGGACAATGTTGAGGCGGCCACAGACGCCGCGACGGACGCTCCCGGCGTCGTCTCGGCCAGTCCCGCACGGTCGGTCGAACCATCAATGGAAGCGATCACCGAGACGCTCGAAGCGACCACCAGAGAATGCTACGACGGCGGCCCCTTCGCCGTTCGAGCCAGACGGGCCGGCGGCGACGAGATCCACGAGTTCACCAGCCGAGACATCGAGGAGCGAGGGGGATCGGCGATCTGGAACGCGATCGAAGCTATGGGGGAGACGCCGACGGTCGATCTCGACGATCCGGCGTTCACGGTCTATGTCGAGGCGCGTCCCGACGAGGCGTTCGTCTTCCTCGAGAAGCGCTCGGGACCGGGTGGTCTCCCGCTGGGCACCCAGGAGCCACTTGTGGCGCTGATCAGCGGCGGGATCGACTCGCCGGTGGCGGCCTGGCAGGCGATGACTCGGGGGGCACCGATCCTGCCAGTGTACGTCGATCTCGGCCCGTACGGCGGACCGGACCATCGCGCCCGGGCGGAAGCGGCCGTCCGCCAGCTGGCCCGGCACGCACCGAACTTCGACCTCGATCTGCGGGTGATCGACGGGAGCGAGGCTGTCGAACGACTCGTGACGGAGACAGCGGACACCCGGATGCTCTCCCTGCGCCGGTTCATGTACCGGGCCGCCGAGACAGTCGCCCGCGAGGAGGGGGCGGTCGGAATCGTCACCGGCGAGGCGATCGGCCAGAAGTCAAGCCAGACGACGGCCAACCTTGCGGCGACGGACGCCGTCACGGATCTGCCGATCCACCGGCCGCTGGTGACGATGGACAAGACCGCTGTCACCGAGCAGGCGCGGACCCTCGAGACGTACGACGACGCGACTGTCCCCGCCGGGTGCAACCGGATCGCACCCGACAACCCCGAGACACGGGGCGATCCAGCGGCCGTCCGGGCCGCCGAGCCGGACGAGTTGCTCGAACTGGCCGAGCGGGTGGCCGCCGAGCCCGAACGCGTCGAGCCGCCACGGGTCGACCACTGA
- a CDS encoding DUF5804 family protein, with protein sequence MTRVCLLGSENVRLRQTLLSHETAREALRTYDLSEPFHNAVGLETVSLGAAVALLNDLNWYLVRYADAALVREPSVSESEWLSRDLATAIRDDRVAPAESDRYLKVYGVQPAGDSSDEAGDDDPSAGPKSGPPDESERTTSDGGGPESPERAGSEPGDAKNQALGRSVGLPELVEPMYVTRTEGSVPAYDLRDVEETVVVRVTEDEFSR encoded by the coding sequence ATGACTCGCGTCTGTCTACTGGGATCGGAGAACGTACGGCTCAGACAGACGCTTCTCTCCCACGAGACCGCCCGCGAGGCGTTGCGGACGTACGACCTCTCGGAACCGTTTCACAACGCGGTCGGCCTCGAGACGGTGAGCCTCGGCGCGGCGGTCGCGCTGCTGAACGATCTCAATTGGTATCTCGTCCGGTACGCCGATGCCGCGCTGGTCCGGGAACCCAGCGTCAGCGAGTCCGAGTGGCTCTCCCGAGACCTCGCCACCGCGATCCGGGACGACCGCGTGGCGCCCGCCGAGTCCGACCGCTATCTGAAAGTCTACGGCGTCCAACCGGCCGGGGATAGTTCGGACGAGGCCGGCGACGACGACCCGTCCGCAGGGCCAAAGTCGGGGCCGCCGGACGAAAGCGAGAGGACCACGTCCGACGGAGGGGGTCCCGAATCGCCGGAGAGAGCGGGAAGCGAGCCGGGAGACGCAAAAAACCAAGCACTCGGGCGGAGTGTGGGCTTGCCGGAACTCGTCGAACCGATGTACGTCACGCGGACCGAGGGGTCGGTTCCGGCGTACGATCTCCGGGACGTCGAAGAGACGGTCGTCGTACGCGTCACCGAAGACGAGTTCTCCAGGTGA
- a CDS encoding permease codes for MTAGDIVDGVRRRVRQTTVGDVVDVLLGGQWNQRVVVLGAIALYGWLALTDLEAARQSAASGLGTFTHMFTLILASLLIASALETLLSPDALADWLGEAAGARGVVLAGLIGGALPGGPYAVYPIVRGVADRGASYPAMLAMLVGYSVIGLGRVPFGLVFFETWIIAARLVIAVLVTVVVGLSLYAAAQTTIGGRLLSFDD; via the coding sequence ATGACTGCCGGAGACATCGTCGACGGGGTTCGACGCCGCGTCCGGCAGACGACGGTCGGCGACGTCGTTGACGTCCTCCTGGGGGGCCAGTGGAACCAGCGGGTGGTCGTCCTGGGCGCGATTGCGCTGTACGGCTGGCTGGCGCTCACCGACCTCGAGGCGGCGCGCCAATCGGCCGCGTCCGGGCTCGGGACGTTCACCCATATGTTCACACTCATCCTCGCGTCGCTGCTGATCGCAAGTGCCCTGGAGACGCTTCTGTCTCCCGACGCGCTGGCCGACTGGCTCGGCGAAGCCGCCGGTGCTCGCGGCGTCGTCCTCGCGGGCCTGATCGGCGGGGCACTCCCCGGCGGTCCCTACGCCGTCTACCCGATCGTCCGCGGCGTCGCCGACCGCGGCGCGAGCTATCCCGCCATGCTGGCGATGCTTGTGGGTTACAGCGTGATCGGCCTCGGCCGGGTTCCGTTCGGTCTCGTCTTCTTCGAGACGTGGATAATCGCCGCCCGGCTCGTCATCGCCGTCCTCGTCACGGTCGTCGTGGGGCTGTCGCTGTACGCCGCGGCACAGACCACCATCGGCGGACGCCTCCTCTCGTTTGACGACTGA
- a CDS encoding response regulator: MDPVSVLCVDDDSDLVALTAANLRRDTDSFEVTTATDPRRALEEVSTSAVDCIVSDYDMPDMDGLEFLEAVREGHPDLPFILFTGKGSEEVASEAIARGVTDYLQKGTGEDCYDLLVNRVTNAVEKYRAGKRAETLDRIRGILRDVNRSLVRAEDREALEHRVCEILASADPYRQACILTPAGSAAFDIRARVEEGTFESVEENAADLAAACPVDVALENSEIAMVTIDGHAPVSERERALFEQGYDATAAIPITYDGSDYGVLCLFTNETDAFDAEERALLAEIGEDLSHAIYRAELHDRFRRNERIIANLPVGVYRNSPLPDGALLEVNPALVDLFDAEDAEDLLGRPFRELYADPDDREQFVTALEREGIVQDIELELETLSGDSFRASVTGLLTEDGDERYFDGVIQEIPQADQQRARRTPIDPRTDR; this comes from the coding sequence ATGGACCCCGTTTCCGTTCTCTGTGTCGACGACGATTCGGACTTGGTGGCGCTGACGGCGGCGAACCTCCGACGGGACACGGACTCCTTCGAGGTCACGACGGCGACCGACCCCAGACGTGCACTCGAGGAGGTGTCCACCTCGGCGGTCGACTGTATCGTCAGCGATTACGATATGCCTGATATGGACGGCCTCGAATTCCTCGAGGCCGTCAGGGAGGGCCACCCAGACCTCCCATTTATCCTGTTCACGGGCAAGGGGAGCGAGGAGGTCGCAAGCGAGGCGATCGCCCGCGGTGTGACTGACTACCTCCAGAAAGGGACCGGTGAGGACTGCTATGATTTGCTGGTAAACCGGGTAACAAACGCCGTCGAGAAATATCGGGCGGGCAAACGGGCAGAGACACTCGATCGAATACGTGGGATTCTTCGGGACGTCAATCGGTCGCTGGTCCGGGCCGAGGATCGGGAGGCACTCGAACACCGCGTCTGTGAGATCCTCGCGAGTGCCGACCCCTATCGGCAGGCCTGTATCCTCACTCCCGCCGGCTCGGCGGCGTTCGACATACGCGCTCGCGTGGAGGAGGGGACCTTCGAGAGTGTCGAGGAGAACGCCGCGGATCTGGCGGCTGCTTGCCCTGTCGACGTAGCTCTCGAGAACAGTGAGATCGCGATGGTGACGATTGACGGGCACGCACCGGTATCCGAGCGGGAACGCGCGCTGTTCGAACAGGGGTACGACGCGACCGCCGCCATCCCGATCACGTACGACGGCAGCGACTACGGCGTCCTTTGTCTGTTCACGAACGAGACCGACGCCTTCGACGCCGAAGAGCGTGCGCTGCTGGCAGAGATCGGCGAGGATCTCTCGCACGCGATCTATCGGGCGGAACTACACGATCGGTTTCGCCGGAACGAACGTATCATTGCGAACCTCCCCGTCGGCGTCTATCGAAATTCCCCCTTGCCGGATGGGGCCCTACTCGAAGTCAATCCAGCGCTCGTCGATCTGTTCGACGCTGAGGACGCCGAGGACCTCTTGGGCCGCCCGTTTCGCGAACTTTACGCCGATCCCGACGACCGAGAGCAGTTCGTCACGGCGCTCGAACGCGAGGGAATCGTCCAAGATATCGAACTCGAACTCGAGACGCTCTCGGGCGACTCGTTCCGAGCATCCGTGACCGGACTTCTGACTGAGGATGGCGACGAGCGGTACTTCGACGGTGTGATTCAGGAGATTCCCCAGGCTGACCAGCAACGCGCACGCCGGACGCCGATCGACCCCCGGACAGATCGCTGA
- a CDS encoding PLP-dependent cysteine synthase family protein, translating to MDDSILDTIGTPLVEIGSQPGVTVAAKVEAFNPGGSAKDRPALGMIEAAEREGDLEAGDRLVEPTSGNTGIGISLVAAAKGYDVTIVMPEDMSVERRQLMQAYGADLELVTGDMSDARDRADELEAEHGMIQLRQFENPANPQAHYETTGVEILEQIGDRTIDAFVAGVGTGGTISGTARRLRETFPEMDVIAVEPSDNAVLSTGESGSDDFQGMGPGFVSENLDRSMIDEVRTIDIEDAEAECRRLARKEGLLVGQSSGAMGVIARDVAAELADPGAQEPPLVVTVFWDSGERYLSTGLFDG from the coding sequence ATGGACGACAGCATTCTCGATACCATCGGGACTCCGTTGGTCGAGATCGGCTCCCAGCCGGGCGTCACGGTCGCCGCGAAAGTCGAGGCATTCAATCCCGGCGGGTCAGCGAAGGATCGCCCCGCGCTGGGAATGATCGAGGCCGCCGAACGCGAGGGTGACCTCGAAGCTGGCGATCGACTCGTCGAGCCCACCAGCGGCAACACTGGCATCGGCATCTCGCTTGTGGCCGCCGCGAAAGGATACGACGTGACGATCGTCATGCCCGAGGACATGTCTGTCGAGCGCCGGCAACTCATGCAAGCCTATGGCGCGGACCTCGAACTCGTCACCGGAGATATGAGCGACGCCCGCGATCGGGCCGACGAACTCGAGGCGGAGCACGGAATGATCCAGCTCCGGCAGTTCGAGAACCCCGCCAACCCACAGGCCCACTACGAGACAACGGGCGTCGAGATCCTCGAACAGATCGGCGATCGGACGATCGACGCGTTCGTCGCCGGTGTGGGCACGGGGGGGACGATCAGCGGGACGGCCCGCCGCCTCCGGGAGACGTTCCCCGAGATGGACGTGATTGCTGTCGAGCCGTCCGACAACGCTGTCCTCTCGACCGGCGAGTCGGGGTCTGATGATTTCCAGGGGATGGGACCGGGCTTCGTGAGCGAGAACCTCGATCGCAGCATGATCGACGAGGTGCGGACGATCGACATTGAGGACGCCGAGGCGGAGTGTCGTCGTCTGGCTCGCAAAGAGGGGCTGCTCGTCGGCCAGTCCAGCGGCGCGATGGGCGTGATCGCCCGCGACGTCGCCGCGGAGCTGGCCGACCCCGGCGCCCAGGAGCCGCCGCTGGTCGTGACCGTCTTCTGGGACAGCGGCGAACGCTATCTCTCGACCGGGCTGTTCGACGGGTGA
- a CDS encoding thioredoxin family protein — translation MPLETMEPNPVWSADAHEETVEILRGFDDVTYKVWGGDWCGDCRSLLPDFGAALDAADVSENHIEHYPLDQDKQGEGVAEYGIEYIPTVVVERDGEEIARFVEDEGEPIAVYLARQLESVDASV, via the coding sequence ATGCCACTCGAGACGATGGAACCGAATCCGGTCTGGAGCGCTGACGCCCACGAGGAAACCGTCGAGATCCTCCGTGGGTTCGACGACGTGACGTACAAGGTCTGGGGTGGGGACTGGTGTGGGGACTGCCGATCGCTACTTCCCGATTTCGGCGCGGCACTCGATGCCGCCGACGTATCCGAGAACCACATCGAACACTACCCACTCGATCAGGACAAGCAAGGAGAAGGCGTCGCAGAATACGGGATCGAGTACATCCCGACGGTCGTCGTCGAACGCGACGGGGAAGAAATCGCCCGCTTCGTCGAGGACGAGGGCGAACCGATCGCCGTCTACCTGGCGAGGCAACTCGAATCGGTCGACGCATCGGTCTGA